One genomic region from Haloterrigena gelatinilytica encodes:
- a CDS encoding rhodanese-like domain-containing protein, whose protein sequence is MVTTLSADRLAELVDEDGSFTLVDTRPEDSYEAWRVPGAVHFPFGPEEELDDRLEEFEDAVGDADRVITICAKGISSATWRP, encoded by the coding sequence ATGGTCACCACGCTCTCGGCCGACCGACTCGCCGAACTCGTCGACGAAGACGGCTCGTTCACCCTCGTGGATACCCGTCCCGAGGACAGCTACGAGGCCTGGCGCGTTCCGGGCGCGGTGCATTTCCCCTTCGGCCCCGAGGAGGAACTGGACGACCGCCTCGAGGAATTCGAGGACGCCGTCGGCGACGCCGACCGCGTGATCACGATCTGCGCGAAGGGGATCTCGTCGGCAACCTGGCGACCCTGA
- a CDS encoding DUF7577 domain-containing protein, with protein MELWGWLIGYVVLFALLHLVLYYVYLRGDDGDSTSSPSFADPDRASSRTPPGPDRYPRAVDDIGDPDDPEGDYDLEFDGETIRCPHCGVRNEADQTFTYCWNCISALRR; from the coding sequence ATGGAGCTCTGGGGCTGGCTCATCGGCTACGTGGTCTTGTTCGCCCTCCTCCACCTGGTACTGTACTACGTTTACCTCCGTGGAGACGACGGCGACAGCACGAGTTCGCCCTCGTTCGCCGACCCCGACCGCGCGAGTTCCCGCACCCCGCCGGGACCGGACCGGTATCCGCGCGCGGTCGACGACATCGGCGACCCCGACGATCCCGAGGGCGACTACGACCTCGAGTTCGACGGCGAGACGATCCGCTGTCCCCACTGCGGCGTCCGGAACGAAGCCGACCAGACGTTCACCTACTGCTGGAATTGCATCTCGGCGCTCCGCCGGTGA
- a CDS encoding NUDIX domain-containing protein → MVSRPPTFCPDCGTRLETAAVDGRERERCPVCEDIVWHNPVPCASVAIVDRSRTEPRVLCVERGVPPGVGEWTLPGGHIEIGEEPAAAAARELEEETGVSVDPGALEILSASAMAPRDGKHVMTVHYVADRADADGEPLAGSDASAARFWSPAAFDASGETFRPVHERRFREAAAFFD, encoded by the coding sequence ATGGTCAGTCGACCGCCGACGTTTTGTCCCGACTGCGGTACCCGCCTCGAGACGGCCGCCGTCGACGGCCGCGAGCGCGAGCGCTGTCCGGTCTGCGAGGATATCGTCTGGCACAATCCGGTGCCCTGTGCGAGCGTCGCGATCGTCGATCGCTCGCGGACAGAGCCGAGGGTGCTCTGCGTCGAACGCGGGGTCCCGCCGGGGGTCGGCGAGTGGACCCTCCCCGGCGGCCACATCGAGATCGGCGAGGAGCCCGCGGCGGCCGCCGCGCGCGAACTCGAGGAGGAGACCGGCGTCAGCGTCGACCCCGGCGCGCTCGAGATCCTGAGCGCGTCCGCGATGGCGCCCCGGGACGGTAAGCACGTGATGACGGTCCACTACGTGGCCGATCGGGCCGACGCCGACGGCGAGCCGCTCGCGGGCAGCGACGCGAGCGCGGCCCGGTTCTGGTCGCCAGCGGCGTTCGACGCCTCCGGCGAGACGTTCCGCCCGGTCCACGAGCGGCGGTTCCGAGAGGCCGCGGCGTTCTTCGACTAA
- the argS gene encoding arginine--tRNA ligase, translating into MFLALRAEVEDALERALSELDFPTDDLGIEEPPEDVDSVLASSVAFRLAGEAGAAPPQVAGRLADELDADELTYVSEVQTQGPYLNFLPSDAYLAETLETATEESYGALEDRDTSVVVEHTSANPTGPVHVGRARNPIIGDAVANLLDYAGYDVDRHYYVNDAGRQMAVFTWSYETFDEDDLESEPERDRIEYDLVRYYRKGNAFLENGPEDEVEDAEAEIESIMQGLEEGDDETYERVSEVVDQVLSGMTACLERLPAAFDEFVKETRFMRNGDTDDLVDRLRELDEAVYEEDAWQLELDEHGIDKNLVFLRSDGTSLYATRDLAHHEWKFDNYDRAVTVLGEDHKLQARQLNTTLELLGNDTEQLRQVLYSYVNLPEGKMSTRRGTGVDLDDLLDEAIDRAREEVEDRLDDRIRDDDLDEDDIERIAHQVGIGAVRYDIVSKQPTKAITFEWDQALDFEAQSAPYVQYVHARCCGILEEAGLDPETALAAQDVELEALEADLLETEAERDLLETIARFPAVVDEAADDLEPHQIATYTREFADRFNAFYRECPVLSDDVDPDVREARLALVAASKHTVANALSILGVEAPRSM; encoded by the coding sequence ATGTTCCTTGCCTTACGCGCGGAGGTCGAGGACGCCCTCGAGCGGGCGCTCTCCGAACTCGACTTCCCGACCGACGACCTCGGGATCGAAGAACCGCCGGAAGACGTCGACAGCGTCCTCGCCTCGAGCGTGGCCTTCCGACTCGCCGGCGAGGCCGGCGCGGCGCCGCCGCAGGTGGCGGGTCGACTGGCCGACGAACTCGACGCCGACGAGCTGACCTACGTCTCCGAGGTACAGACGCAGGGTCCCTATCTCAACTTCCTGCCGAGCGACGCCTACCTCGCCGAGACCCTCGAGACGGCGACCGAAGAGAGCTACGGCGCCCTCGAGGACCGCGATACCAGCGTTGTCGTCGAGCACACGAGCGCGAACCCGACGGGTCCGGTCCACGTCGGCCGCGCTCGCAACCCGATCATCGGCGACGCCGTCGCGAACCTGCTCGACTACGCCGGCTACGACGTCGATCGCCACTACTACGTCAACGACGCCGGCCGCCAGATGGCCGTCTTCACCTGGTCCTACGAGACCTTCGACGAGGATGATCTCGAGAGCGAGCCGGAACGCGACCGCATCGAGTACGACCTCGTGCGTTACTACCGCAAGGGCAACGCGTTCCTCGAGAACGGGCCCGAAGACGAGGTCGAGGACGCCGAGGCCGAGATCGAGTCGATCATGCAGGGCCTAGAGGAAGGCGACGACGAGACCTACGAACGGGTCAGCGAGGTCGTCGATCAGGTGCTCTCGGGCATGACGGCCTGCCTCGAGCGCCTCCCCGCGGCGTTCGACGAGTTCGTCAAGGAGACGCGGTTCATGCGCAACGGCGACACCGACGACCTCGTCGACCGGCTGCGGGAGCTCGACGAAGCGGTCTACGAGGAGGACGCCTGGCAGCTCGAACTGGACGAGCACGGCATCGACAAGAACCTCGTCTTCCTGCGCTCGGACGGCACCTCGCTGTACGCCACCCGCGACCTGGCTCACCACGAGTGGAAGTTCGACAACTACGACCGCGCGGTGACGGTGCTCGGCGAGGACCACAAGCTGCAGGCCCGCCAGCTGAACACGACCCTCGAACTGCTCGGCAACGACACCGAGCAGCTCCGGCAGGTGCTCTACTCGTACGTCAACCTCCCCGAGGGGAAGATGTCGACGCGTCGCGGCACGGGCGTCGATCTCGACGACCTGCTCGACGAGGCGATCGACCGCGCCCGCGAGGAGGTCGAGGACCGCCTGGACGACCGTATCCGCGACGACGATTTAGACGAGGACGACATCGAGCGGATCGCCCACCAGGTCGGTATCGGCGCCGTCCGGTACGACATCGTCTCCAAGCAGCCGACGAAGGCGATCACCTTCGAGTGGGACCAGGCCTTAGACTTCGAGGCCCAGTCGGCGCCGTACGTCCAGTACGTCCACGCGCGCTGTTGCGGGATTCTGGAGGAGGCCGGCCTCGACCCCGAAACCGCCCTCGCGGCCCAAGACGTCGAACTCGAGGCCCTCGAGGCGGACCTGCTCGAGACCGAGGCCGAACGCGACCTCCTCGAGACGATCGCGCGGTTCCCGGCGGTCGTCGACGAGGCGGCCGACGACTTGGAACCCCACCAGATCGCGACCTACACGCGCGAGTTCGCCGACCGGTTCAACGCCTTCTACCGGGAGTGTCCGGTGCTCTCCGACGACGTCGACCCGGACGTCAGGGAGGCCCGACTCGCGCTCGTGGCCGCGTCGAAACACACGGTGGCCAACGCGCTGTCGATCCTCGGCGTCGAAGCGCCGCGCTCGATGTGA
- a CDS encoding MFS transporter — MSLERDTPETETADPLDAYRQFFALERDVLVLSAAMFAFSLGFQMTSRYMAEYMYALGASALVVGLFGTVGNVISAVYPYPGGAISDRIGSRYALTAFGLCSTIGFGIWLAAPLFAGVSVGSASLAVVAIFVGLFFSQAWKSFGLGATFAIVKQAVPPSQLAAGFASTETFRRTAFLVGPLLAAALFYPFGSSDADVRVAFQLILLVAVLFGIVGTIVQHVLYEAEEDSVGKEFAGLSQVVADLRTMPDELRPLLVGDTLVRFANGMVYVFFVIVVTRFLEVGLTLSVPAAGTLELSPQSYFGVLLGIEMLVALLTMIPVAKAAEQIGLKPVVALGFFVYAIFPILLINAPTESAGALTLAVLFAFSGLRFAGLPAHKALIVGPAEQGTGGRVTGTYYLLRNLIVIPSAALGGLLWGGFSDPLSGRELFAGSPTLAFSIATVVGLIGTAYFLLFGEEFEAYA, encoded by the coding sequence GTGAGTCTCGAGCGAGACACTCCCGAGACCGAGACGGCCGATCCGCTGGACGCCTACCGGCAGTTCTTCGCGCTCGAGCGCGACGTGCTGGTCCTCTCGGCGGCGATGTTCGCGTTCAGCCTCGGCTTCCAGATGACCAGCCGCTACATGGCCGAGTACATGTACGCGCTGGGGGCGTCGGCGCTCGTCGTCGGCCTGTTCGGGACGGTCGGGAACGTCATCAGCGCCGTCTACCCCTATCCGGGCGGGGCGATCTCCGATCGCATCGGCTCGCGGTACGCGCTGACCGCCTTCGGGCTGTGTTCGACGATCGGCTTCGGGATCTGGCTCGCCGCCCCCCTGTTCGCCGGCGTCTCCGTCGGCTCCGCGTCGCTCGCGGTCGTCGCGATCTTCGTCGGCCTGTTCTTCTCCCAGGCCTGGAAGTCGTTCGGGCTGGGCGCGACGTTCGCGATCGTCAAGCAGGCGGTTCCGCCCTCCCAGCTCGCCGCCGGCTTCGCGAGCACCGAGACGTTCCGTCGCACCGCCTTCCTCGTCGGCCCGCTGCTCGCCGCCGCCTTGTTCTACCCGTTCGGCTCGAGCGACGCCGACGTTCGGGTCGCCTTCCAGCTGATCCTGCTCGTCGCCGTTCTCTTCGGAATCGTCGGGACGATCGTCCAGCACGTCCTCTACGAGGCCGAGGAGGACAGCGTCGGCAAGGAGTTCGCGGGCCTCTCGCAGGTCGTCGCCGATCTGCGGACGATGCCCGACGAACTCCGGCCGCTGCTGGTCGGCGACACCCTCGTCCGCTTCGCTAACGGGATGGTCTACGTCTTCTTCGTCATCGTCGTCACTCGGTTTCTCGAGGTCGGGCTCACCCTCTCCGTGCCCGCGGCGGGCACCCTCGAGCTCTCGCCCCAGTCGTACTTCGGGGTTCTGCTCGGGATCGAGATGCTCGTGGCCCTGCTGACGATGATCCCGGTCGCGAAAGCCGCCGAGCAAATCGGGCTGAAGCCGGTCGTCGCGCTGGGCTTTTTCGTCTACGCGATCTTCCCGATCCTGCTGATCAACGCGCCGACGGAGAGCGCGGGCGCCCTCACCCTCGCCGTCCTCTTTGCCTTCTCGGGACTGCGCTTCGCGGGCCTCCCCGCGCACAAGGCGCTGATCGTCGGGCCGGCCGAGCAGGGTACGGGCGGGCGCGTCACGGGCACCTACTACCTCCTCCGGAACCTGATCGTCATCCCCAGCGCCGCGCTGGGCGGCCTGCTCTGGGGCGGGTTCTCGGACCCGCTCTCCGGCCGGGAGCTGTTCGCCGGCTCGCCGACGCTGGCCTTCTCGATCGCGACCGTCGTCGGACTGATCGGCACCGCCTACTTCCTCCTGTTCGGCGAGGAGTTCGAGGCCTACGCCTGA
- a CDS encoding pyridoxal-phosphate dependent enzyme has product MASDLICPNCETVYEAGPSEPWRCACGSALEFTERPHPQGDPLPLQSLDTTEGLWTFFEFLPIEKHVTFHEGFTPLVDAPDWDAEFKLEYVFPTGSFKDRGATTTLSRAVELGVERVIEDSSGNAGAAIATYAARAGLEADIYVPADVKQSKLMAIQRADARPVRVEGSRQDVTDACIDAVEGEARSASEGTSGDTPRQAGEGWYASHAWNPAFYAGTMTFAFEIAAQQGWTVPDAVVLPVGHGTLFLGAYRGFSLLNEAGIVDGMPRLLGAQAAGHAPIVDRLGGRTTDEDGEGTDIADGIKIEKPAREDEILRAIEETGGDAIALGADPIETALDRLHRGGFYVEPTCAVAPAALEQYRDDGVLDADADVVVPLTGSGLKTL; this is encoded by the coding sequence ATGGCGTCGGATCTCATCTGCCCGAACTGCGAGACCGTCTACGAGGCCGGCCCGTCCGAACCGTGGCGCTGTGCCTGCGGGAGCGCCCTCGAGTTCACCGAACGGCCGCATCCGCAGGGCGACCCCCTGCCGCTGCAGAGCCTCGATACGACCGAGGGCCTCTGGACGTTCTTCGAGTTCCTGCCCATCGAGAAGCACGTGACCTTCCACGAGGGATTTACGCCCCTCGTCGACGCGCCCGACTGGGACGCCGAGTTCAAACTCGAGTACGTGTTTCCGACGGGCTCGTTCAAGGACCGGGGCGCGACGACGACGCTCTCGCGAGCGGTCGAACTCGGCGTCGAGCGGGTCATCGAGGACTCCTCGGGCAACGCCGGCGCCGCGATCGCGACCTACGCGGCCCGTGCCGGCCTCGAGGCGGACATCTACGTGCCGGCGGACGTCAAACAGTCGAAGCTGATGGCCATCCAGCGGGCCGACGCCCGCCCGGTCAGAGTCGAGGGGAGCCGACAGGACGTCACCGACGCCTGTATCGATGCTGTCGAGGGCGAGGCGCGAAGCGCCTCGGAAGGGACGAGCGGGGACACCCCGCGACAAGCCGGTGAGGGCTGGTACGCCAGCCACGCCTGGAACCCGGCGTTCTACGCGGGCACGATGACGTTCGCGTTCGAGATCGCCGCCCAGCAGGGGTGGACCGTTCCCGACGCGGTCGTGCTCCCGGTCGGCCACGGGACGCTGTTTCTCGGCGCCTACCGCGGCTTTTCGCTGCTCAACGAGGCCGGGATCGTCGACGGCATGCCCCGACTGCTCGGCGCGCAGGCGGCGGGACACGCGCCGATCGTCGACCGACTCGGCGGCCGGACCACCGACGAGGACGGCGAGGGCACCGACATCGCCGACGGGATCAAGATCGAGAAGCCGGCCCGCGAGGACGAGATCCTCCGGGCCATCGAGGAGACCGGCGGCGACGCCATCGCCCTCGGCGCGGACCCGATCGAGACCGCGCTCGACCGCCTCCACCGCGGCGGTTTCTACGTCGAACCCACCTGTGCGGTCGCCCCCGCGGCGCTCGAGCAGTACCGCGACGACGGGGTCCTCGACGCCGACGCCGACGTCGTCGTCCCCCTGACCGGCAGCGGACTGAAAACCCTTTGA
- a CDS encoding HalOD1 output domain-containing protein, with protein MHGNPTHSPASQSRSPSVYRATHDPDGSARLSTTVSHALADCMGTDVTDGYVSLYDAIDPEALDRLFRPRHDGRQRSGGSLGFTVRDHYVTVSSDGEILIEPPAKR; from the coding sequence ATGCACGGAAACCCTACTCACTCCCCCGCCTCGCAGTCTCGCTCTCCATCGGTCTACCGCGCAACGCACGACCCGGACGGTTCGGCCAGGCTCAGCACGACCGTGAGCCACGCGCTGGCCGACTGCATGGGTACCGACGTCACCGACGGGTACGTCTCGCTGTACGACGCCATCGATCCCGAGGCTCTGGACAGACTCTTCCGCCCGCGCCACGACGGCCGCCAGCGAAGCGGCGGCTCGCTCGGCTTCACCGTCCGCGACCACTACGTGACGGTCTCGAGCGACGGCGAAATCCTGATCGAACCGCCCGCGAAGCGGTAA
- a CDS encoding succinylglutamate desuccinylase/aspartoacylase family protein encodes MTTTLGTASAAPGEMDTGRLEVGETRDGSSFGLPVAVINGARAGKTLYLQAASDGDELNGVGVIQRVVPQLDPAEITGTILIVGIVNYHAFQVAEHRNPIDDTKMNRAYPGNEAGTSSERIAAATFEVATRADLILDLHQGSTSRMIDEVRVRCGKRHRLHDDCLKLAKVFGCGYILDQKGPDGQLARAAPDEGIPTVDPELGGTVGWDEESIRKGVEGVFNVLTYYGFLEGETTVETQTRANGFEQYGAPGGGLISFERELGERVRRGDLLFELTTPFGERKAEVTADSDGILWRTRRLPQVASGEYVCSVATDIDDY; translated from the coding sequence ATGACGACGACGCTCGGAACGGCGAGTGCGGCCCCCGGCGAGATGGACACGGGCCGTCTCGAGGTCGGCGAAACCCGGGACGGGAGCTCGTTCGGGTTACCGGTCGCCGTGATCAACGGCGCCCGTGCGGGAAAGACGCTCTATCTGCAGGCGGCAAGCGACGGCGACGAACTCAACGGCGTCGGCGTCATTCAGCGCGTCGTCCCGCAGCTCGATCCCGCCGAAATCACCGGGACGATCCTGATCGTCGGGATCGTCAACTACCACGCGTTTCAGGTGGCCGAACACCGGAATCCGATCGACGACACGAAGATGAATCGCGCCTACCCCGGCAACGAGGCCGGCACCTCGAGCGAGCGGATCGCGGCGGCGACGTTCGAGGTCGCGACCCGGGCCGATCTGATCCTCGACCTCCACCAGGGCTCGACCAGCCGGATGATCGACGAGGTCCGGGTCCGCTGCGGGAAGCGCCACCGCCTTCACGACGACTGTCTCAAACTCGCGAAGGTCTTCGGCTGCGGTTACATCCTCGATCAGAAGGGGCCCGACGGCCAGTTGGCCCGGGCCGCCCCGGACGAGGGAATCCCGACCGTCGATCCCGAACTCGGCGGCACCGTCGGCTGGGACGAGGAGAGCATCCGCAAGGGCGTCGAGGGCGTGTTCAACGTTCTGACTTACTACGGCTTCCTCGAGGGGGAGACGACCGTCGAGACCCAGACTCGAGCCAACGGGTTCGAACAGTACGGCGCGCCGGGCGGCGGCCTGATCTCCTTCGAGCGTGAACTCGGCGAGCGCGTCCGCCGCGGCGACCTGCTGTTCGAACTGACGACCCCCTTCGGCGAACGGAAGGCCGAGGTGACCGCCGACAGCGACGGCATCCTCTGGCGGACCCGACGGCTGCCCCAGGTCGCAAGCGGCGAGTACGTCTGCTCGGTCGCCACCGACATCGACGACTACTGA
- the minD gene encoding cell division ATPase MinD has product MSHETVYAIASGKGGVGKTTTTVNLGTALAQAGERVAIVDADLGMANLAGFVSLSPDSTTLHDVLSGDASVEDATYRITDNIVAVPSGTSLDEYADTSPEGLREVVADLRERFDYVFLDVGAGVSHETVLPLGLADAVVLVSTPEPAAVHDSKKTLELTERAGGEVSGLVVTRTRPDSDVSYEEIAARLETPLLATIPDDPAARESVYAGTPLVVYEPDGPAAGAYRHLAADLADIEVADTTIDADAAAESEAADPDDETTEESAEREAAHDDVSSAITEAESDT; this is encoded by the coding sequence ATGTCTCACGAGACGGTCTATGCTATCGCGAGCGGGAAGGGCGGCGTCGGGAAGACGACGACGACGGTGAACCTCGGCACGGCGCTGGCCCAGGCCGGCGAGCGCGTCGCCATCGTCGACGCCGACCTCGGGATGGCGAACCTCGCCGGGTTCGTCAGCCTCTCCCCCGACTCGACGACGCTGCACGACGTGCTGTCCGGCGACGCGTCGGTCGAGGACGCCACCTACCGAATCACCGATAATATCGTCGCGGTCCCCAGCGGCACCAGCCTCGACGAGTACGCCGACACCTCCCCCGAGGGGCTGCGCGAGGTCGTCGCGGACCTCCGCGAGCGGTTCGACTACGTCTTTCTCGACGTCGGCGCCGGAGTCAGCCACGAAACCGTGCTCCCGCTCGGCCTGGCCGACGCCGTCGTTCTCGTCTCCACGCCCGAACCCGCGGCGGTCCACGACTCGAAGAAAACCCTCGAGCTGACCGAGCGCGCCGGCGGCGAGGTCTCCGGACTCGTCGTCACGCGAACCCGCCCCGACAGCGACGTCTCCTACGAGGAGATCGCCGCGCGCCTCGAGACCCCGCTGCTGGCGACGATCCCCGACGATCCCGCGGCCCGCGAGAGCGTCTACGCCGGCACGCCGCTGGTCGTCTACGAACCCGACGGACCCGCCGCCGGCGCCTACCGCCACCTCGCGGCCGATCTGGCCGACATCGAGGTCGCCGACACGACGATAGACGCCGACGCGGCCGCCGAGTCCGAGGCCGCCGATCCGGACGACGAGACGACCGAGGAGTCCGCCGAGCGGGAGGCGGCCCACGACGACGTCTCGAGTGCGATCACCGAGGCGGAATCCGACACCTGA
- a CDS encoding PRC-barrel domain containing protein — MSERTLTEADEGKRVLNTDGTEVGRLVDVHDGRGYVEPDPSLTDTIAAKLGWGSRSEEAHPLDEGSIAEITDDAVHLRGTL; from the coding sequence ATGAGCGAGAGGACACTCACCGAAGCGGACGAGGGGAAACGGGTCCTGAACACCGACGGGACCGAAGTCGGCCGGCTGGTCGACGTCCACGACGGACGCGGCTACGTCGAACCGGATCCGAGCCTGACGGACACGATCGCGGCGAAACTCGGCTGGGGATCCAGGAGCGAGGAGGCCCACCCGCTCGACGAGGGAAGCATCGCGGAGATCACCGACGACGCGGTCCACCTCCGCGGAACGCTCTAG
- the prf1 gene encoding peptide chain release factor aRF-1 has translation MSQEGEQEQSDRKKYEFRKVLEDLKEYDGSGTQLVTIYIPEDRQISDVVQHVTQEHSEAANIKSKQTRTAVQDALTSIKDRLRYYDTFPPENGMVLFSGAVDSGGGRTEMVTKVLESPPQPVESFRYHCDSEFLTEPLEEMMADKGLYGLIVLDRREANVGWLKGKRIEAVKSASSLVPGKQRKGGQSAQRFARLRLEAIDNFYQEVAGMANDLFVPRRHELDGILVGGPSPTKDEFLDGDYLHHEIQDNVIGKFDVAYTDESGLKDLVDNAEEALADAEVMKDKKVMEEFFEELNAGDQATYGFEQTRRNLMMGAVDRLLISEDLRKDVVTYDCPECGNTDREVIDRRKSTPDHTCTDCGTEVEATEDDREDAIDHLIEIAEQRGTETKFISTDFEKGEQLYNAFGGFAGLLRYSTGV, from the coding sequence ATGAGCCAGGAGGGCGAACAGGAGCAATCCGACCGGAAGAAATACGAGTTCCGGAAGGTTCTCGAGGATCTCAAGGAGTACGACGGCTCCGGGACGCAGCTCGTGACGATCTACATTCCCGAAGACCGTCAGATCAGCGACGTGGTCCAACACGTCACGCAGGAACACAGCGAAGCGGCCAACATCAAGTCAAAGCAGACGCGGACGGCCGTCCAGGACGCGCTGACGAGCATCAAGGACCGCCTGCGGTACTACGATACGTTCCCGCCGGAGAACGGGATGGTGCTGTTCTCCGGAGCCGTCGATTCCGGCGGCGGCCGCACCGAGATGGTCACGAAGGTCCTCGAGAGCCCGCCCCAGCCCGTCGAGTCCTTCCGCTATCACTGCGACTCCGAGTTCCTCACCGAACCGCTAGAGGAGATGATGGCGGACAAGGGCCTCTACGGCCTGATCGTCTTGGACCGCCGCGAGGCCAACGTCGGCTGGCTGAAGGGCAAGCGCATCGAGGCCGTCAAGTCCGCGTCCTCGCTCGTTCCCGGCAAGCAGCGCAAAGGTGGCCAGTCCGCCCAGCGATTCGCCCGCCTGCGCCTCGAGGCCATCGACAACTTCTACCAGGAGGTCGCGGGGATGGCGAACGACCTGTTCGTCCCCCGGCGCCACGAACTCGACGGGATCCTCGTCGGCGGTCCCTCGCCGACCAAAGACGAGTTCTTAGACGGCGACTACCTTCATCACGAGATCCAGGACAACGTCATCGGCAAGTTCGACGTCGCCTACACCGACGAGTCCGGCCTGAAGGACCTCGTCGACAACGCCGAGGAGGCGCTGGCCGACGCCGAGGTGATGAAGGACAAGAAGGTGATGGAGGAGTTCTTCGAGGAACTCAACGCCGGCGATCAGGCCACCTACGGGTTCGAGCAGACCCGCCGGAACCTGATGATGGGCGCGGTCGACCGGCTGCTCATCAGCGAGGACCTCCGCAAGGACGTCGTCACCTACGACTGTCCGGAGTGTGGCAACACCGACCGCGAAGTCATCGACCGCCGCAAGTCCACGCCCGACCACACATGCACCGACTGCGGCACCGAGGTCGAGGCGACCGAAGACGACCGCGAGGACGCGATCGACCACCTCATCGAAATCGCCGAACAGCGGGGTACCGAGACCAAGTTCATCTCGACTGACTTCGAGAAGGGCGAACAGCTCTACAACGCCTTCGGCGGCTTCGCCGGTCTCCTGCGGTACTCCACCGGCGTCTAA
- a CDS encoding CARDB domain-containing protein, whose protein sequence is MWQTPTRRGVLEGVAVGGLVPVAATGTAAARTAIQDAPIDVTIQGTNSPVETGAVLEVTATVENGGSGSLSTDAVLVVGHDPTVVDTQSIQVGAGGTATVELTFETAIVDNDQEFPVWVVVDGATDSADVLVYADTPPVAIDIYRTNDPLATGEVLEVTARLETEGDVSTTETVELIVGHDPTTVDSATVSVPSTGGRLVTLEFETALVANTQEFPARVVGSSDSAERTVRVIGTNDDPVETEVTFTSCTRAEVSGTFGDGDNVAASTGFYNEGGGEPLYGNTLIEDWIEIGTHVDAPFAGTIVFEIGDERDVSATPDGARVEVPDYGDLGTVLTGITLPPDYPTATISRSNPQARSCLEEIESGAGGGGEGTLSVSISGTNTPLNAGDFLEVTAVVENTGDGSASGTVALVVGHDPEQVDSTSVSLESGASTTVSLGYTTYPAARTTQFPVRVESPDDSAVRSVTVYGTES, encoded by the coding sequence ATGTGGCAGACACCGACGCGCCGGGGGGTACTCGAGGGTGTCGCGGTCGGGGGACTCGTTCCCGTCGCCGCCACGGGGACCGCCGCGGCGCGGACGGCGATACAGGACGCACCGATCGACGTAACGATTCAGGGGACGAACAGTCCGGTCGAGACGGGGGCCGTCCTCGAGGTGACCGCGACGGTCGAGAACGGCGGCAGCGGGTCCCTGTCGACCGACGCCGTGCTCGTCGTCGGTCACGATCCGACGGTCGTCGACACGCAGTCGATACAGGTGGGAGCCGGGGGCACGGCGACCGTCGAACTCACGTTCGAGACGGCGATCGTCGACAACGATCAGGAGTTTCCCGTCTGGGTCGTCGTCGACGGAGCGACCGACAGCGCGGACGTCCTCGTCTACGCGGATACGCCGCCGGTCGCGATCGACATCTACCGGACGAACGACCCCCTCGCGACCGGCGAAGTCCTCGAGGTGACCGCACGGCTCGAGACCGAGGGCGACGTGTCGACGACGGAGACCGTCGAGTTGATCGTCGGCCACGATCCGACGACCGTCGATTCGGCGACCGTTTCGGTGCCGTCCACCGGCGGCCGACTGGTGACCCTGGAGTTCGAGACGGCCCTCGTCGCCAACACGCAGGAGTTCCCGGCCCGGGTGGTCGGCTCGTCCGATTCGGCCGAACGGACCGTCCGCGTGATCGGAACGAACGACGACCCCGTCGAGACGGAGGTGACCTTCACCTCGTGTACGCGGGCCGAGGTCTCGGGCACGTTCGGCGACGGCGACAACGTGGCGGCGAGCACCGGCTTCTACAACGAGGGCGGGGGCGAACCGCTCTACGGGAACACGCTCATCGAAGACTGGATCGAGATCGGCACCCACGTCGACGCGCCGTTCGCGGGCACGATCGTCTTCGAGATCGGCGACGAACGCGACGTCTCCGCCACGCCCGACGGCGCTCGCGTGGAAGTTCCGGATTACGGCGATCTCGGGACGGTGCTGACCGGGATCACGCTGCCACCGGACTACCCGACCGCGACGATCTCCCGCTCGAACCCGCAGGCCCGATCCTGTCTCGAAGAGATCGAGAGCGGGGCCGGTGGCGGCGGCGAGGGGACCCTCTCGGTTTCGATCTCCGGAACGAACACGCCGCTCAACGCCGGCGATTTCCTCGAGGTGACGGCGGTCGTCGAGAACACCGGCGACGGATCGGCCTCGGGCACCGTCGCGCTCGTCGTCGGTCACGACCCCGAACAGGTCGACTCGACGAGCGTCTCGCTCGAGTCGGGTGCGAGCACGACGGTGTCGCTGGGCTATACGACCTATCCCGCGGCCCGGACGACTCAGTTCCCGGTTCGGGTCGAGAGCCCGGACGACTCGGCCGTCCGGTCGGTCACCGTCTACGGCACCGAGAGCTAG